The DNA sequence ctagtcaggatgccccctgggcgcctccctggtgaggtgttcagggcatgtccctctggtaggaggcccccgggaagacccaggacacgttggagagactatgtctctggtctgggaacgcctggggacccccccggatgagctggaagaggtagctggggagagggaagtctgggcctctctgctgaggctgctgctaacctgaccccggataagggttagaggatgaggatgatgatgatgacattaAGAGGTGAGAGGTGGTAGCTCAGaggagggttctgggttcgagccccagtgcagacaaaacatggagggTGTTCTGGTAGGAGggaaaggtgccagaacaccttcagagcactgccaaggtaccaaacccacaaatgctcacatagatCCCTCAGGGGGCACCCTGCCTTCGCCCCCCCTCGCTGTGACCCCAACAGGGGTAAAGCAGTCTAGAAGACGAAATAAAAACCTTAACAGTTGAAGAGCTCGACATCCGTAATTCCCGCATGATTGGTTATGATTCAAGCTTTATTGGAAGAGGGATAATATACACACAGGGCTTAATTGTATAACAATTAATCAATTAAAAGTGTATGTTTTGCTCAGTGTAGCAGACGCCCCACAAATGACTGGATGAATCCGCATTAAAACCTATCTGAGAACAGGATGTTTTGCAGTTGGCATCAGTTCGGTGCCATACGACGACTGTTTGGATCCAGAGTAAAATTCTGAAGCCCTGTTCACCTGCGTGATTTGAACGTGAACTTCAGAACTCACCTGAGCGGCGGCGACACAACGGGAtcacttttcttctttctctttgtttttgagcACATAGAACTGCTCATATGACCCGTGTCCCTGTACGCACTGCGTTGGAGCAGTTCTAGTGTCACGCCTCCAGTTTGTGATACAAAAATGTTGTTTGGCGAGAAGATAGAGTAGTTGGACACACTTGTCCTGATGGAGAGTTGTCATGTGGAGACAACAGGGTTagcctagccctaaccctaaccctctaaccctaaccctctaaccccctaaccctaaccccctaaccctaaccctctaaccctaaccccctaaccctaaccctaaccctaaccctaaccccctaaccctctaacgtcctaaccctagccctgaccctaaccctaaccctctaaccctctaaccctaaccctctaaccctaaccctctaaccctaaccctagccctgaccctgaccctaaccctagccctaaccctgaccccctaaccctaaccctctaaccctaaccctctaaccctaactctaaccctctaaccctagccctaaccctagccctgaccctgaccctaaccctaaccctaaccctagccctaaccctaaccctgaccctgaccctgaccccctaaccctaaccccctaaccccctaaccctgaccctaaccctaaccccctaaccccctaaccctaactctaaccccctaaccctaactctaacccatccatccatccatccatccattctctaccgcttatccggggtcgggtcgcgggggcagcagcctaaggagagaagcccagacttccctctccccagctacctcctccagctcatccggagggatccccagacGTTCCCAGGCCAGAccagagacatagtctctccaacgtgtcctgggtctccccgggggtctcctaccggagggacatgccctgaacacctcaccagggaggcgtccaggtggcatcctgactaggtgcccaagccaccccatctggctcctctcaacgcggaggagcagtggctctactccgagctcctcccggatggcagagcttctcaccctatctctaagggagagcccagccaccctacggaggaagctcatttcagccgcttgtacccgtgatcttgttctttcggtcattacccaaagctcatgaccataggtgagggtaggaacgaagatcgaccggtaaatcgagagcttcgcctttcggctcagctctctcttcaccacaacggaccggtgcagagtccgcattactgtggacgccgcaccgatccgcctgtcgacctcccgctccattcttccctcactcgtgaacaagaccccgaggtacttaaactcctccacttggggcaggatctcctcctttacccggagaaggcactccacctttttccggtcgagaaccatggcctcagatttggaggtgctgattctcatcccagccgcttcacatgcggcggtgaactgatccagtgatagttggaggtcacgggccgatgaagccaacaggaccacatcatccgcaaaaagcagagacgcgatcctgaggtcaccaaaccggatcccctcaacaccatgactgcacctagaaattctgtccataaaaattatgaacagaatcggtgacaaagggcagccctggcggaggccaaccctcaccggaaacgagttcgacttactgccagcaattcggaccaaactctggcaccgatcgtacagggagcggacggcccgtatcagcgggcccgacaccccatactctcggaggaccccccacaggaccccccgagggacacggtcgaatgccttctccaagtccacaaaacacatgtggactggttgggcaaactcccatgcaccctcgaagaccctgcggagggtgtagagctggtccactgttccacgcccaggacgaaaaccacattgctcctcctgaatccgaggttcgactatccggcggaccctcctctccagtacccctgaatagaccttaccagggaggctgaggagtgtgatccccctatagttggaacacaccctccggtcccccttcttaaaaagagggactaccaccccggtctgccaatccagcggcactgcccccgatgtccacgcgatgttgcagagtcgagtcaaccacgacagccctacaacatccagagccttaagggactctgggcggatctcatccacccccggggccttgccaccgaggagttttttaactacctcggcaacttcagccccggagatacgagagcccatctccaggtccccaggccctacttcctcactggaaggcgtgttggtgggattgaggaggtcctcgaagtattccttccaccgatccacaacatcccgagttgaggtcagcaggacaccatcaccactatacacagtgttgacagtgcactgcttccccctcctcagacgccggatggtggtccagaaccttttcgaggccgtccgaaagtcattctccatggcctcaccgaactcttcccatgcccgagtctttgcctcggcaaccgccgtagctgcactccgcttggcacgccggtacccatctgctgcctcaggagtcccacaggccagtaaggcccgatacgactccttcttcagcttgacggcatccctcaccgctggtgtccaccagcgggttcgggcattgccgccatgacaggcaccaaccaccttgcggccacagcaccggtcagctgcctcaacaatggaggcacggaacacggtccactcggactcaatgtcccccgcctcccccgggacatggtcaaagctctcccggaggcgtgagttgaagctccttctgacaggggactctgccaggcgttcccagcagaccctcacaacacctggtctgtccggcatccttccccaccatcggagccaactcaccaccaggtgtggtgatcagttgacagctccgcccctctcttcacccgagtgtccagaacatgcggccgcaaatccgatgacacaaccacaaagtcgatcatcgatctgcggcctaaggcgtcctggtgccaagtgcacatgtggacgcctttatgtctgaacaaggtgttcgttatggacaatctgagacgagcacagaagtccaataacaaaacaccactcgggttcagatcaggggggccgttcttcccaatcacacctctccaggtcacactgtcattgccaacgtgagcattgaagtcacccaggaggacgagggagcccccagaaggggcactctccagcactccctctaaggactccaaaaagggtggatacgctgaactgctgtttgtgcctatggtccaaacaacagtcaggatccgtccccccacccgaaggcgaagggaggctaccctctcatccaccggggtaaactccaatacacaggcactgagctggggagcaaccagaattgccacccctgctcgtcgcctctcaccatcggcaactccagagtggtagagagtccaacccctctcaagaagactggttccagagcccttgccatgcgtcgaggtgaggccaactatatctagtcggaacttctcaacctcgcgcaccagctcaggctcctttaccaccagagaggtgacattccatgtccctagagccagtttgtgcagccgggaatcagaccgccaaggtccctgcctccggctgctacccaaaacacaatgcacccgacccccttggcccctcctgcaggtggtgagcccacgggaagggggtcccatgttgcctcttcgggctgcgcccggccgttgccccacccccaggcctggctccaggagggggccccggtgacccgcatccgggcaagggaaacttggcaccaatgttgttcagcatcattagggggtcctgggctacgctttgtctggtccctcacctaggacctgtttgccatgggtggccctaccaggggcatatagccccagacagcggagctcctaggatcattgggacacgcaaacccctccaccacgataaggtggcagcccagggaggggctaaccccctaaccctaaccctaaccctctaaccctagccctaaccctgaccctctaaccctttaaccctagccctagccctaaccctaaccctaaccctaaccctgacccaaggTCCCACTGAGACTTAACAGTGCAGGCATTTGTGTCCTGATaggtgaagaggagcaggaccCCTGCTACAGCCCCCAAAAGGCCCTGACCTTGGCCCTTACTGACTGGCTGCAGGAATTTCTGATGGCTGATCATCCTGGAGGTACACACACTTGGATCCTGCTTTAAAGAGCAGGCAGTTGGATTGATGAGTTTACTCTTTGCTTTCCTCTGCTAGGCCATCTCAAGAAGGGCTCCTCAGATGAAGAACCCATGCAAATGGATATGGGGGACAGTGCGCACATCCCTGAACCTGAGGAGAATCCACTGTACACTGCAGAGCCCCTGACCCTGAACgacctgaagctgctgtcagacctGTTTTACCTGCCCTACGAACACGGGCGCACCGCCAGGaagatgctgcaggagctggactgGCTCAAGAAGCACAGCgcagctgcttctgcagacacCGAAGAGGTGAGTTAGGCTGCTATGGCAGATCTGGGCTCCGTCAGCAGCTCCGTCAGCAGCTCCGCGCATGTCCGTTCTCCTGTTTCCAGGCAGCGGCGTGGCACTCCAGAGCGCTGTGCTTTGATGACATGTGCGAGGTGGTGGTGCAGATGTTTAACCACCTGTCCAACGCGCCCAACCGCAGCGTTCTGTACGACCTCTACAACTACATCTGTGACATCAAACGTGGGGTTTGTCTGGCTCGAGCCTACGTGAAAATATTAGGTGTGAAACCCTGAAGGCACAGCCGGCGTTTATGTCCGGAACGTGCTCTAAATATTCCGGAttttaaatgaacacatttaaacacaatgggccagattcaccaatatgttcttacgaatcttcttagattctttcttaagttgtccttaagaagttttttaagaaaaccctacgtcggattcatcaacgcgttcgtaagccccagaattgttcgcagctgtgttcttagattgatgaatgccatctgttcgtaaattgagAGCGcatgccaggtgagtctaattaacatacgattagcataagtcaccgcccactaatgcccataaaaggaactgcagcagggccctgtagacagagcaaaaagcagccaaatgcccaaagcgaaatgcccaaagcttgcctctccacgcctgatttctgacgccgtgttgaacaatcaagaaaggatggctaacacgcttgataaaattgcctcaaccctgatgactagaGCCAACACGctgaaagaaatcaacgagaatgtaaaaaaaagaagaatgtaaaaaaaataaacgtgtaaaagctgtgctcggattgtgacaataatgcattttattcacaaacgggcaattaatcgcgctcgaacgtgaaccgcgtgcctgcagtctggccccatcattgcgtcaggacgcacatcctcacggggttgtggctctgtgtccaaacatatccagcgcccctttaacatgccgatggtgcgttcaatggtggagcgactgcgcgcatgcatctgattgaataaaactcctgtggagtctgagggttggtcagtggtgtcaacaaccagggcatatcctcgatcccctaataaaataaatcaagataaaatcaaataaaaagacagttttggcatggtttccaatttggttgattaatgttaagtcattggcacatttacgtaattttaaaattctccgtaaatcaccaaaaataggaaataaacaaataaataaataaatatgacagaattatcattgtaatattgaattttattgaactgcacaagagaagaaaacacaaccatgccaacatgtcggcactgaaatgtgcgcaagagtactcctgagtgttcgtaggatttgttcttacctacgaataaatccaggataagaagaaattggtgaatgccacaatcttcgtcaactgttcgtaagtgggacttaagaacaaatttgttcgtaagaacgcttcgtgaatctggcccaatgttttcATTTAGGAAGCAGTCGCATCTGCTTAATTAACATCCACTGATGCCTTTTTTGGTTTCCAATTAGAAAAATTAGAagcaatgttttcttttttaaacaggaGGTCATGATCACCCGTCAGCCCAGCTCATGACCAATGAGATGGAATCCTGGACCACGAGAGGAGGCCTGTCGGGAGAGTTTCAGGTAACCTGAGTACGTTTGTCTCTctaaaagagaaggagaagtaAAAGTCATCTATTTGAAAGAGTCATGATTTATTTTTAGAGGATGTTGCCTGGTCACGGAGACGGGGACCTTTTCAGACACCCTCCCAGGACACAGGTGTACTGCATAAGGCCGTACGGGCCCGAGGACCAGGTGAGAATCCTCCTAATTTGGTCTTGGCTCATTCAGTCTGGGTTTTCTCAAAGGATGTCTGCCCTGTCAGATTCAGCTGGAACGTATTTTCAGGGAGATGAGCGCGGAGAGCGGCGCTGCCTCTGTTGGACAGCTGCCACTCCTCTGTCGGGGGTAAGGAGGCAGCTTTGGTCTGGGTTCTCAGAGTTCAACTTGATTCTGTTGCTTTTTATGGTCTCATTTCAGCCTGTTGACCGGGGAGCTTTGCCCTTCCCCTGAGTCTGCTCTGGTCCTGGAGGATGACGCTGGTCTATGCGGCTATGCTCTGGCCGTCATTGATGCCAAACAAGCTGCAGCCAAAACTCAGGTGATCTAATGCAGATTTACTGGAAATAAGCTGATCAAGCATAAATCCTTGGCTGAAGAAAATCCAACCAAGCAGCCACTTACAATACTGTCCTGGAATCCTACCCCAGAAAGCTTTACACTCATTCACACCCAACATCAGATGATGACCGGGATGATCCACACCCCTCTACTAATGAACCAGCGAGCAGTAAACCAGCGCAGTCACTAGAACTGGGATTCCCACCAGTtgcttcagaactgaagaagcctcttggatagGAGGTGAAATGTCTTTGGAAAAATAATTCCAGTTGGATTTTCTTCAGCCAATAATTCTATTCAAAGTGGATGGCTGAGAACATTCATCTCGATGTGTAGCATGGCGTTATCCCTGCTTCCACCCTACAGAGGGCGCTAAGTCCTTCGGTGTTGGAGGAATTCCCCTCCCTGGTTACCATGCAGGTTCTACCCCGAGTAACAGACTCCTCTCCAGCAAAGCGCATGATGTGGCAGCTCTTATCCTCCATCAGGACCACTGGTACTTTTAGACTTTGATAACACACTTGCTAAAAGTTTGATTTAGCTCTTTAAACTGATCAGGAATCGTTGCTTCGTGGCGTTTGATAAGGACAGTTAAAGTTGCACTATGCAATCCTGCATGACATCACTTCAGTTGATGTTTGAGGTCAATAGCAAACCTGCTCCTCCCCCAATGAACACAGAACTCTGAGGTGGCTCTGTGCTATGCTAACATCGCTAAAATGGCTGAGCTAACTCAATAAATGTTTGGTGAGTTGATTATATTCTAACCCTTTATGCAATACTCTTCCAATTGTGGTTTATGTTAGAACTGATATCTTAAAAAACTGGGTTGTTTCTTCATTCTTAGCTTCTTTTCTCTGGATTCTTTCAGCATCTTTTCTTTGGTCGTGTCCAAGACATTTTTCCTGtcagattagattcaactttattgtcattgctcatgtacagagcaacaaaatgcagtttagcatctaactgAAGTGCAAAAGGAGCAGCAAGTGGCGAAATAATAAGTgaataaatacagtatttacagtcTTTATCATTACAATCGTTTAGTGATTCACAGGTTGTACTgtgaacatattttacagatgtacattaaatgcctgcaaacaatatttacacaaaacagctggaggaaatgtaCAGACAATAAGTTAAACTAAAGTTCATAAGTAAGTTTTAACCCTAACTAACTAATGTAGTGAGGTGAAGTGGGGTGTGGGGGTCAGCTGGAGTCCAGCAAGGACACAGCTGCTggtcctgagggttctgaagCGCCGACCcgagggcaggagggagaacAGACTatgggtaagggttagggttagcccagggggacagggttagcccagggggacagggttaaggttagggttagcccagggggacagggttagcccagggggacagggttaaggttagggttagcccagggggacagggttagcccagggggacagggttaaggttagggttagcccagggggacagggttagcccagggggacagggttacggttagggttagcccagggggacagggttagcccagggggacagggttaaggttagggttagcccagggggacagggttagcccagggggacagggttaaggttagggttagcccagggggacagggttagcccagggggacagggttagggttagcccagggggacagggttagggttagcccagggggacagggttagggttagggttagcccagggggacagggttaaggttagggttagcccagggggacagggttagcccagggggacagggttagggttagcccagggggttagggttacggttagcccagggttagggttagcccagggttagggttagggttagcccagggttagggttagggttagcccagggttagggttagcccagggggacagggttagcccagggttagggttagggttagcccagggggacagggttagggttagcccagggggttagggttacggttagcccagggttagggttagcccagggttagggttagggttagcccagggttagggttagggttagcccagggttagggttagcccagggggacagggttagcccagggttacggttagcccagggttagggttagcccagggttagggttagggttagcccagggttagggttagcccagggggacagggttagcccagggttacggttagcccagggttagggttagggttagcccagggttagggttagcccagggggacagggttagcccagggggacagggttagggttagcccagggggacagggttagcccagggggacagggttagggttagggttagcccagggggacagggttaaggttagggttagcccagggggacagggttagggttagcccagggggttagggttacggttagcccagggttagggttagcccagggttagggttagggttagcccagggttagggttagcccagggggacagggttagcccagggggacagggttagggttagggttagcccagggggacagggttagcccagggggacagggttagggttagggttagcccagggggacagggttagggttagcccagggggttagggttagggttagcccagggttagggttagggttagcccagggggacagggttagggttagcccagggggacagggttagcccagggggacagggttagggttagggttagcccagggggttagggttagggttagcccagggttagggttagcccagggttagggttagcccagggttagggttagcccaggggttGGGGAGCAGCACTGCGACGCTGAGCTTCCATTAAAGACCATTTccatgtcctctcctctctaggTTCTAAAGGAGCGTTCTGTGAGTTGAGGCAGAGTGATCAGAGGATGCTTGATTTTTACACAAAGCTTGGATACTTCAACTCCGTCAGTGTGACTGAAGACATCGTGGTCATGGGAACCAGCCTGCAAAAGTGATCAATCTCAAGGGTTTTCTTCAGGTCTACAATGTTTGTGTGGTTTGGTCTCATCGTTCATCTCCTTCATGCTGGGAATTAAAGGAACGCTTCAGAAATGGCTGCATAATCTTAAACTGCTGTTAATGATACAATTGTAAACTGGTAATTTCTGAAATTACAACCAAGCATAATGAAATATTAACACTTATTCATATCCTTTCTATCCAAAAGTGTCTAATGCAGACATGGAAACACTACCAATGAGACATAATCAGTTTATTTGTgctttgagggttagggttcgatgGATAGTTCCAGCAAAATTAACCTTTGAGTAGAAAATGTTTCTGCTTTATTAGCCTGTTGGCTAACATTTTCAGAGAAATGGTTGTAGGCATTAAAGTTGTTCAATCAATGGAATAACTTCAGTCCTGTAACATTATCTCCAttcaaatgttcttttcttcccTGAATTTCCACAATGTCAGATGAGGTTTGTTACTGTGACGTAATTTAACGGGTTTTAACATCTCAAGGTGATACGTGCGCATCAGCACTGTTACTTTTgttcaaacacattaaaaatgtgaaCTTCCAAATAAAAATCAACTAAGCTTGAGCAAATAATTCATATAAATGGTGACCTTTTTCCTTTCAACATCCCTCTGGAACCGTGAATACCCACAATGACACAATACCAGAGCAAAGATGAAAAGGGGGaaactttttttgcagttttgtaGAAAATATCAGCAAAGCCAGAAAAACAAGCATCTACCATCAAGACAGGTGCTCGTTCTTGTCTCAGCAATAATGAACTTAAGCAACTATACTTTTATAAAGCTAATGAAAAAATGTTGCGTACTTTGGGAATGATGTTCTGTCCTGTTTAGATGGTTTTATTCCCACTTGGAAGAACCTCAACCAGCACGAGAGAGATGCTGAGGAAGCTGAACTTGATCACTGGGACAATGCTTGACTCATCTCCTGAGCTGgctgctgctaaccctgaccccctaaccccctaacctcaccctgacccctaaccctctaaccctgacccctaacctcaccctgacccctaaccctctaaccctgacccctaacctcaccctaaccctctaaccctgacccctaaccctctaaccctgacccctagccctgacccctaaccctctaaccctgacccctagccctgacccctaaccctgacccctaacctcaccctaaccctctaaccctgacccctaaccctctaaccctgacccctaacctcaccctaaccctctaaccctgacccctaaccctctaaccctgacccctaaccctctaaccctgaccccctaaccctgaccctctaaccctaaccctgaccctctaaccctaaccctgaccctctaaccctaaccctagccctgacccctaacctcaccctaaccctctagccctgacccctagccctgacccctaaccctgacccctaacctcaccctgacccctaaccctctaaccctgacccctaacctcaccctaaccctctagccctgacccctagccctgacccctgacccctgaccctccGTCACAGTTGCTGCTTCCATCCCTTCCCGTTGACTTGGAGCCTGCAGCTTGGCTGATATTGACCTTGTCGGCTGTGAGAGGTCATGAGCATGGAACGACTGGCTAGACGACCTTGAGCTAACTTCCCAGGATGGAGAATCTTTGTGAATGTGGGTGGAACATTTCTCTCCTTTGATCTGTCCTTTCTAGAGACACATGCTGTCACACGGTCATTCTGGCaaattttaatgatgtttttcagTCTGAAACACAGGAACCTTTTGTAAAATGgcaaaatgttcattgttgcCGCCACATCATAACAGCCAAATAACACATTCTAAATTTACAGGTTTTAATTTACTGTTTCCAGTTTAACAGTGAACATTACATTCAATGTCATATTATGATGTAAATAAGCAAGTTTACAATGACAGAAATAGACACTGTGGGTTCGTTTCTGGCTGAAATGTGACACAGCGATTTAAACATGCCATTCAGCTTAATTAGGTCACCCGATTCAATCATTAGTGATTATACTGACATGGTGTTACAGCACCGAGGGTGCACCCATTAAGTCATTCTGCATAAAAGTTAAAGAGTTAATGCTGTGGAACAACTAACCCAGTTAGTTGTTCTAACCCTAACGAAGTGATTCCATGATCCCAGATTTTATTGTTGTGCTGTTCTTTCATTAAGCAGGAACCACTTTCATGGGGGATTTGTTTACGAGGACACTAATATCTGCCGCACTCAGTCAGATGCTGTTATTGGTAGAATCCTTTGGCACTTGGTCTTCGGGCTCTACAGGCCACACTGGGACTGCTGCCGGTGCCGCCGGACGCTGCACATCTGGC is a window from the Takifugu rubripes chromosome 17, fTakRub1.2, whole genome shotgun sequence genome containing:
- the LOC105418539 gene encoding protein O-GlcNAcase-like isoform X2 produces the protein MCDTGTRPFISGVVEGFYGRPWTMEQRTELFKREQKWGLNTYLYAPKDDYKHRMYWRDLYTAEEAEELRALMAAARQHGINFIYAISPGLDMTFSSSRDTSSLKRKLDQVKQFGCSSFALLFDDIESEMCPADKRAFSSFAHAQAVVTNEVYQHLEEPESFLFCPTDYCAVYCTPNVSQSAYLKTVGEELLPGIDVLWTGPKVVSHKISVESIEEVSAVLRRAPVIWDNIHANDYDPQRLFLGPYKDRSTELIPKLRGVLTNPNCEFYPNFVAIHTLATWCKAPAHAEPRDVEMGEEEQDPCYSPQKALTLALTDWLQEFLMADHPGGHLKKGSSDEEPMQMDMGDSAHIPEPEENPLYTAEPLTLNDLKLLSDLFYLPYEHGRTARKMLQELDWLKKHSAAASADTEEAAAWHSRALCFDDMCEVVVQMFNHLSNAPNRSVLYDLYNYICDIKRGVCLARAYVKILGGHDHPSAQLMTNEMESWTTRGGLSGEFQRMLPGHGDGDLFRHPPRTQVYCIRPYGPEDQIQLERIFREMSAESGAASVGQLPLLCRGLLTGELCPSPESALVLEDDAGLCGYALAVIDAKQAAAKTQRALSPSVLEEFPSLVTMQVLPRVTDSSPAKRMMWQLLSSIRTTGSKGAFCELRQSDQRMLDFYTKLGYFNSVSVTEDIVVMGTSLQK
- the LOC105418539 gene encoding protein O-GlcNAcase-like isoform X1, which gives rise to MCDTGTRPFISGVVEGFYGRPWTMEQRTELFKREQKWGLNTYLYAPKDDYKHRMYWRDLYTAEEAEELRALMAAARQHGINFIYAISPGLDMTFSSSRDTSSLKRKLDQVKQFGCSSFALLFDDIESEMCPADKRAFSSFAHAQAVVTNEVYQHLEEPESFLFCPTDYCAVYCTPNVSQSAYLKTVGEELLPGIDVLWTGPKVVSHKISVESIEEVSAVLRRAPVIWDNIHANDYDPQRLFLGPYKDRSTELIPKLRGVLTNPNCEFYPNFVAIHTLATWCKAPAHAEPRDVEMGEEEQDPCYSPQKALTLALTDWLQEFLMADHPGGHLKKGSSDEEPMQMDMGDSAHIPEPEENPLYTAEPLTLNDLKLLSDLFYLPYEHGRTARKMLQELDWLKKHSAAASADTEEAAAWHSRALCFDDMCEVVVQMFNHLSNAPNRSVLYDLYNYICDIKRGVCLARAYVKILGGHDHPSAQLMTNEMESWTTRGGLSGEFQRMLPGHGDGDLFRHPPRTQVYCIRPYGPEDQIQLERIFREMSAESGAASVGQLPLLCRGLLTGELCPSPESALVLEDDAGLCGYALAVIDAKQAAAKTQHGVIPASTLQRALSPSVLEEFPSLVTMQVLPRVTDSSPAKRMMWQLLSSIRTTGSKGAFCELRQSDQRMLDFYTKLGYFNSVSVTEDIVVMGTSLQK
- the LOC105418539 gene encoding protein O-GlcNAcase-like isoform X3 — encoded protein: MCDTGTRPFISGVVEGFYGRPWTMEQRTELFKREQKWGLNTYLYAPKDDYKHRMYWRDLYTAEEAEELRALMAAARQHGINFIYAISPGLDMTFSSSRDTSSLKRKLDQVKQFGCSSFALLFDDIESEMCPADKRAFSSFAHAQAVVTNEVYQHLEEPESFLFCPTDYCAVYCTPNVSQSAYLKTVGEELLPGIDVLWTGPKVVSHKISVESIEEVSAVLRRAPVIWDNIHANDYDPQRLFLGPYKDRSTELIPKLRGVLTNPNCEFYPNFVAIHTLATWCKAPAHAEPRDVEMGEEEQDPCYSPQKALTLALTDWLQEFLMADHPGGHLKKGSSDEEPMQMDMGDSAHIPEPEENPLYTAEPLTLNDLKLLSDLFYLPYEHGRTARKMLQELDWLKKHSAAASADTEEAAAWHSRALCFDDMCEVVVQMFNHLSNAPNRSVLYDLYNYICDIKRGVCLARAYVKILGGHDHPSAQLMTNEMESWTTRGGLSGEFQRMLPGHGDGDLFRHPPRTQVYCIRPYGPEDQIQLERIFREMSAESGAASVGQLPLLCRGLLTGELCPSPESALVLEDDAGLCGYALAVIDAKQAAAKTQVLKERSVS